From a single Stomoxys calcitrans chromosome 4, idStoCalc2.1, whole genome shotgun sequence genomic region:
- the LOC106088651 gene encoding SWI/SNF-related matrix-associated actin-dependent regulator of chromatin subfamily E member 1 — protein MSLPSNYKQIAPAPPSTPASGGTGSSGGGRSRSSGAGSASERNKDNTPIFTHSNYSNPAFTPQKAGKSSSSKNQSESRAPKPPKPPEKPILPYMRYSKKIWDSVKAQHPDLKLWELGKKIGAMWKQLTDAEKQEFVDEYEADKAEYEKTLKSYHNSPAYQAYLAAKSKAKVDGDIHETPSRGGGGKGQQERRIDIQPAEDEDDPDEGYSFKHVAYARYLRNHRLINEIFSDAVVPDVRSVVTTQRMQVLKRQVSSLTMHQTKLEAELQQMEEKFEAKKQRMMESSLAFQEELKRHCKPAVDDETFQKMVQKMYEEMKRQRSSEDPNNAAANKLPAMGGPVAATAGTGVGAAGAPAATHRR, from the coding sequence ATGTCTTTACCAAGTAACTATAAACAAATTGCCCCTGCTCCACCTTCAACACCGGCTTCTGGTGGCACCGGCAGCAGTGGTGGTGGCCGGTCTCGCTCCTCTGGTGCTGGTTCGGCGTCGGAACGCAATAAAGATAATACTCCTATATTTACTCATAGTAATTACAGCAATCCGGCGTTTACGCCACAGAAAGCGGGCAAATCTTCTTCAAGTAAAAATCAGTCTGAAAGCCGTGCCCCCAaacctccaaagccaccagagaaacccatattgccctaTATGAGATATTCaaagaaaatatgggactctgtGAAAGCACAACATCCAGATTTGAAGCTATGGGAATTGGGAAAGAAGATAGGAGCAATGTGGAAACAATTGACTGATGCAGAAAAGCAGGAATTCGTCGATGAATATGAAGCCGATAAGGCTGAATATGAAAAAACCTTAAAATCCTACCACAACTCTCCGGCTTACCAGGCCTATTTGGCAGCTAAAAGTAAGGCCAAGGTGGATGGCGATATCCATGAAACACCCTCGAGAGGCGGTGGAGGCAAAGGTCAACAGGAAAGACGCATTGATATACAGCCTGCAGAAGATGAAGATGATCCTGATGAAGGCTACTCCTTTAAGCATGTAGCCTATGCACGTTATTTGCGTAATCATCGTTTAATCAATGAGATATTCTCCGATGCGGTAGTACCAGATGTTCGATCCGTGGTGACTACGCAACGCATGCAGGTGCTAAAGCGACAGGTCAGCTCGTTGACTATGCACCAGACTAAGTTGGAAGCAGAATTGCAACAAATGGAAGAAAAATTCGAGGCCAAGAAACAACGCATGATGGAATCCAGTTTAGCCTTTCAAGAGGAATTGAAGCGTCACTGCAAACCTGCTGTTGATGATGAGACTTTCCAGAAAATGGTGCAAAAGATGTATGAAGAAATGAAACGTCAGCGTTCCTCAGAAGATCCTAATAATGCTGCTGCAAATAAATTACCGGCTATGGGTGGTCCAGTAGCTGCAACAGCTGGCACAGGTGTGGGTGCCGCTGGGGCACCAGCTGCAACCCACCGCAGGTGA
- the LOC106088641 gene encoding frataxin homolog, mitochondrial gives MYGRLAANFLLRNIAKNQRNLRYLSVIKCCSLPRTIVATNYTAPQRKYSSTKQPTEHVVDSILDHATYERVCAETLDGLNDYFEQLMESIDNIPGSDLAYSDGVLTVNLGEHGTYVINRQTPNRQIWLSSPTSGPKRYDFVGESSGATGKWIYRHNSQSLHELLQLELQKVFETQKLEFEDLPFGGR, from the exons atgtacgGCCGGCTAGCAGCAAATTTTTTGCTTAGGAATATAgcaaaaaatcaaagaaatttgagatattTGTCTGTAATAAAATGCTGCAGTTTACCCCGGACCATTGTTGCAACAAATTATACAGCACCACAACGTAAATACTCATCCACAAAACAGCCCACAGAGCATGTAGTCGATTCTATACTCGATCATGCAACATATGAACGGGTATGTGCCGAGACCTTAGATGGGCTAAATGACTACTTTGAGCAATTGATGGAAAGCATTGACAATATACCAGGCAGTGATTTGGCTTATAGT GATGGTGTCTTGACTGTTAACTTGGGCGAACATGGCACCTATGTTATAAATCGCCAAACACCTAACCGTCAAATATGGTTAAGCTCACCTACCAGTGGTCCTAAGCGTTATGATTTTGTGGGCGAATCATCAGGTGCAACTGGCAAATGGATCTATCGTCATAATAGTCAGTCATTACATGAACTTTTGCAGCTAGAATTACAAAAAGTTTTCGAAACCCAAAAACTAGAATTCGAAGATTTACCATTTGGCGGCAGATGA